The DNA window GCTGGCGCTGCCGGGACGTGGCTACGGTATTCGTTACGAATACGGCATGTTCAAACAAAATATCGTCAACGGTCAGCAGATGGAATCGCCGGACTACTGGCTGGAATATGGTAACCCGTGGGAATTCCCACGTCACAACACGCGCTATAAGGTGCGTTTTGGCGGCCGCATTCAACAGGAAGGCGCCAAGGCTCGTTGGGTAGAAACCGAAGAGATTATTGCCACCGCTTACGATCAGGTGATCCCCGGTTTTGATACCGATGCGACCAACACGCTGCGGCTATGGAGCGCCCAGGCCAGTAATGAAATCAACCTGGGTAAATTCAACCAGGGCGATTACTTTGCGGCCGTTGAGGATAAAAACCACTCGGAGAACGTGTCACGCGTGCTGTATCCGGATGATTCCACCTATTCCGGGCGCGAACTTCGCCTGCGGCAGGAGTATTTCCTGGTGTCGGCCACGGTGCAGGATATCCTCAACCGCCACTGGACGATGCATAAAAGCTTCGACAACCTGGCAGACAAGATTGCCATTCACCTGAATGACACTCACCCGGTCCTGTCGATCCCGGAGCTGATGCATAGGTTAATCGACGAGCATAAATTCAGTTGGCTGGATGCCTGGGCCGTGGTGGAAAAGGTGTTCTCCTATACCAACCACACGCTGATGAGCGAAGCGCTGGAAACCTGGCCGCTGGATATGATCGGCCGGATCCTGCCGCGTCACCTGCAGCTGATTTTCGAGATTAACGATCACTTCCTCAAACACGTACAGGAAGTCGCGCCGGGTGACAATGATCTGCTGGCTCGAGTGTCGATCATTGATGAAACCAATGGCCGCCGGGTACGTATGGCCTGGCTGGCGGTGGTGGCCAGCCACAAGGTTAACGGCGTTTCTGCGCTGCATTCCGAACTGATGGTGCAATCGTTGTTTGCCGATTTTGCCCATATCTTCCCCGATCGCTTCTGCAATAAAACCAACGGTGTTACGCCACGCCGCTGGCTGGGGCTGGCTAACCGTCCGTTATCCGCCGTACTCGATGACAGTATCGGCCAGACCTGGCGCACCGATCTCAGCCAACTGAGCGAGATCAAGGCCAATGTCGATTACCCGAGTTTCCTGCAGGCTGTGCAGGCCGCCAAACGGCAGAACAAGGAGCGACTGGCTACCTACATCGCCAAAAACGCTGAATGTGGTGGTCAACCCGGATGCGCTGTTCGACGTACAGATCAAGCGTATCCATGAATATAAGCGGCAGTTGCTCAACGTACTGCACGTGATCACGCTGTATAACCGTCTGCTGCAGGATCCGGAAACCGAGCGGGTGCCGCGGGTGGTGATCTTTGCCGGCAAGGCGGCCTCGGCTTATTACGCCGCCAAGCAGATCATTCGCTTGATCAACGATGTCGCCAAGGTGATCAACAACGATCCGCGCGTGCATACGCAGTTGAAAGTGGTGTTTATCCCGAACTACGGCGTCAGTCTGGCGCAGATGATCATTCCGGCGGCGGATCTTTCCGAGCAGATCTCACTGG is part of the Serratia quinivorans genome and encodes:
- the malP_1 gene encoding Maltodextrin phosphorylase, whose product is MTLPISYTSPTVSVEALKHSIAYKLMFIVGKDPAIANQHDWLNAVLFAVRDRMVERWLRSNRAQLSQDVRQVYYLSMEFLIGRTLSNALLSMGIYQDIDDALNEMGMSLGELLEEENDPGLGNGGLGRLAACFLDSLATLALPGRGYGIRYEYGMFKQNIVNGQQMESPDYWLEYGNPWEFPRHNTRYKVRFGGRIQQEGAKARWVETEEIIATAYDQVIPGFDTDATNTLRLWSAQASNEINLGKFNQGDYFAAVEDKNHSENVSRVLYPDDSTYSGRELRLRQEYFLVSATVQDILNRHWTMHKSFDNLADKIAIHLNDTHPVLSIPELMHRLIDEHKFSWLDAWAVVEKVFSYTNHTLMSEALETWPLDMIGRILPRHLQLIFEINDHFLKHVQEVAPGDNDLLARVSIIDETNGRRVRMAWLAVVASHKVNGVSALHSELMVQSLFADFAHIFPDRFCNKTNGVTPRRWLGLANRPLSAVLDDSIGQTWRTDLSQLSEIKANVDYPSFLQAVQAAKRQNKERLATYIAKNAECGGQPGCAVRRTDQAYP